A window of the Phaseolus vulgaris cultivar G19833 chromosome 5, P. vulgaris v2.0, whole genome shotgun sequence genome harbors these coding sequences:
- the LOC137835399 gene encoding inactive TPR repeat-containing thioredoxin TTL3-like has protein sequence MSNTLHQHQQNPTLESKRLDPGSQVSRPGHRRSVSAGAPLIYSGCSSLIPTGNICPSGKILKPLLPSRGPNRTDVLGSGTVNYGRGSIMRGGSGTYPVPVAVPAAASPLTVKRALGGSDPEEVKRVGNELYRSGNFAEALALYDRAVAISPGNAACRSNRAAALTALGRLGEAARECHEAVKLDPAYARAHKRLASLYVRFGQVENSRRHLCLAGIQEDQSEEQKLLLLEKHVNRCADSRKFGDWKRVLRESEAAIAVGADFSPQIFACKAEAYLKLHQLEDAESSLLNIPKFEGFPAACSQTKFFGMVGEAYVPFVSAQVEMALGRFENAVVAAEKASTLDYNNVEVGRIVNVVKMVARARSRGNDLFSSGKFSEACSAYGEGLKYDNSNYVLYCNRAICWSKRGLWEQSVQDCNQALNIQPNYTKALFRRAASNSKLERWADVIKDYEALNRELPNDKEVAESLRRAQLALEKSRLVIYGTKFGIEVEEISALDKFKAAIASAAVLVVYFKEASNELCEEISPFINTLCVRYPSVKFIKVDAEECIAIAKSEIIRSVPTFKIYKNGEKVKEMIQPTHQLLEDWIRRSRSL, from the exons ATGTCCAACACTCTGCACCAACACCAACAAAATCCCACTCTCGAATCAAAACGTCTTGATCCGGGTTCTCAGGTTTCCCGTCCCGGCCACCGGAGATCGGTATCAGCCGGAGCTCCGTTAATCTACTCTGGCTGCTCCTCTCTGATTCCGACCGGGAACATTTGTCCTTCAGGAAAGATCCTCAAACCGCTTCTGCCCTCCCGGGGACCCAACCGGACAGACGTGCTTGGCTCCGGCACAGTGAACTATGGTCGTGGAAGCATAATGCGTGGTGGCTCCGGCACCTATCCCGTGCCCGTGGCTGTGCCCGCAGCCGCGTCCCCGCTCACAGTGAAGCGGGCGCTCGGCGGGTCCGATCCCGAGGAGGTGAAGAGGGTAGGGAACGAGCTGTACAGAAGCGGGAACTTTGCGGAGGCTTTGGCATTGTACGATCGCGCCGTGGCCATCTCGCCTGGGAACGCGGCGTGCCGGAGCAACCGCGCTGCGGCGCTCACGGCGCTGGGGAGGCTTGGCGAGGCCGCCAGAGAGTGCCACGAGGCTGTGAAATTGGACCCTGCTTATGCTAGAGCTCACAAGAGGCTTGCCTCTCTTTATGTAAG GTTTGGGCAGGTTGAGAATTCGCGGCGCCATTTATGTCTGGCAGGGATTCAAGAGGATCAGTCCGAGGAGCAGAAGCTGTTGTTGTTGGAGAAGCATGTGAATCGATGCGCAGATTCCCGGAAATTTGGTGATTGGAAGAGGGTGCTTAGGGAATCAGAGGCTGCCATTGCCGTTGGAGCAGATTTTTCCCCGCAG ATTTTCGCTTGCAAGGCAGAAGCTTATTTAAAACTGCATCAACTTGAGGATGCTGAATCCAGTCTCTTGAACATTCCGAAGTTTGAAGGCTTTCCTGCAGCATGTTCTCAAACCAAGTTCTTTGGTATGGTTGGTGAAGCCTATGTTCCTTTTGTGTCTGCTCAGGTTGAGATGGCCTTGGGGAG GTTTGAGAATGCTGTTGTGGCAGCTGAAAAGGCTAGCACGTTGGATTACAATAATGTTGAAGTTGGTCGGATTGTAAATGTTGTGAAAATGGTGGCAAGAGCTCGTTCAAGGGGCAATGATCTTTTCAGCTCTGGCAAGTTTTCTGAAGCTTGTTCTGCTTATGGTGAGGGCCTCAAGTATGACAACTCCAACTATGTTCTATATTGCAATAGGGCAATTTGTTGGTCTAAACGTGGACTGTGGGAACAATCGGTTCAAGACTGCAACCAAGCTCTTAACATTCAACCAAATTACACCAAGGCTCTTTTCCGTAGGGCTGCATCAAATTCAAAG CTTGAAAGATGGGCAGATGTTATTAAAGATTATGAAGCCTTAAACCGCGAGCTCCCTAATGACAAAGAAGTTGCTGAGTCTCTTCGTCGGGCTCAGTTAGCATTAGAAAAATCTCGGCTAGTGATATATGGTACCAAGTTTGGAATTGAAGTTGAAGAAATCTCAGCATTAGACAAATTTAAAGCTGCAATTGCTTCTGCTG CTGTTTTGGTAGTTTATTTCAAAGAGGCATCAAACGAACTATGTGAGGAAATATCTCCATTTATAAACACCTTGTGTGTTAGATATCCATCTGTTAAATTTATTAAG GTGGACGCTGAGGAGTGTATTGCAATAGCAAAAAGTGAGATCATAAGAAGTGTTccaacttttaaaatttataaaaatggtgaaaaggtgaaggagatgaTCCAGCCAACACATCAGTTATTAGAGGACTGGAtaagaagaagcagaagtctGTAG